The genomic interval gggaggagagtggggaggaaggggtttGAAGTGAGGCCAGTTTTGGAAAAAGGCTAGGGATTCTGTGGCATCTTTAGCCCAGCTCTAGCTTTCCTTTTCCCTTGAATCTTACTCTCAACTGACTGAAAGCAAACTAATTCTTACTACATTGTTAATGACTGATTGTTGCTCTATGTGGGAGGTGGTTTAGTATGTGATTAAATGTTTAGGCTCTGTTGGCTGGTGTCTCAGAATTTTCACAATAACAGcttgtgtgactttgggtcaATTGATATTTCtaagccttaattttctcatctgtaagatgggaaaaACAGGGTATCTGTCTTGCAGAATTGTCGAGACGCTTAACTGAAATAACCCACAGGAAATGCTTAGCATAGTACTCGGCACAGAATAAGGTCTCAGTTACTTGTAACTATGACTTTTTCTATGATTATGCATTGCCTGTCCAAGGGAAATCACATTTTATCTGGGAACACTGCCTTTCCCCAAAGGAAGCACCTCGATGGTGGTCTTTGTCTCAGGGTGACATCAGTGGGAGCAAAGACCCCAGAGTTCTTAAGGCACACTGTATTTGGGGCTTCCCCTGCCTCTGATCTGGCGGGCCCAGGCTGAGGGCCACCCTGTTGGTGCTCACAGGTCCGGGGCCTGCTAAATACCTCCGGCCATCCTGCACGGGCTGCACAGACCATGATGTCTCCATGTTCCAGGAGCCAGCCTACACCCTGCACACCCCACACTCGGAGAAGCGTGAGTGCTCACCACACCCATCATCCCCGTGGGCGTAGGATTATTGTTGTTGGATGTTTGGGGCTGCGGTGAGAGGTGAGGAGTCATTATCTGTAGCCAGAGGCCTGGGAACCCAGGCCTGTCCTGAGTGGGACACCCACATGATCTGCTGGGTCCAGAAGGAAGCCAGCAGGGGTGCGAGGTGACCCATCCCTCTGAAGGGAACTCTGGGCGTTTCCCAACTGGACCTCCTGAGGGAGCTTCGAAGGGACCTGTTGCATCCAGCTGGCAGGGTCTCCCTGCTGTGTGGTCTTTGGCTGGGGCCCTTCTGCTCTGGCTGCCATGGGTTCACTTGCCATAGCAGCTGGGCAGGAATAGCTGGTGAGTggagggaaagtggtggtggtgggtggcCTCAAAGCTTCCCAGGTGCTTAGAACCCCCTGGAAGGTGGGGAGCAGAGAGCCATCAAGGAGCTGGGGATGACAGCCAAGGCCAGTGAGAGGAGAAGGTGGGCAGGGGCGTGTATGTGGGGGTCTGAGATCTCGGCCCCTCCCAGAGGTGACACACCCTCCTCAGCAGGGGAACTCCCTTTCCAGGGCTGGGTCCCTTCTTCATACTAACAGTAGCCACTATGCCTATTATTATCCCCTTGGCACCAATCCCTGGCGGGTTGGGGGCTGACCAAACTGCTGCACAGCTGTTATTTTATCTGTTCCTCTGAACAAGTTCATGTGTTAAAagccccattttacggatgaggaaatcAAGGTTCCCGAAACACTCAAGAGCCCGAGGAACTGGAAAGGAGCCTTCGATcctttttgggggagggggatctTGCCTGGAGGCAGGCCAGACTCACCCTGGGGCGGCCTCTGGGGCTGACTGGGCCTTTCCTTGGCTGCCTTGCAGGGATCATGGACATATGCAACCCTGGGCCTTGCTATTTCTTGGATCCTAAAATAACTCTGTTTGGAATGTCCAGCTGCCCTCAGGTTCCCATGGCGGAGCGTATCTCTAACCTGCGTAAGATGGGCCGGGAGAGGGAGGTCAGGGTTGGGAGGTTGGGGGATGGGGGTCCATGCTTGGGACAGGAGCAGGGGCAAAGGGGTGATGACTCCCTTCGCCAGGTGTGTCTGCAGATTCTGGCCTCTCCCTGCAATGTCATATCAAGACACTGATGTCACAGTGTCTGTGTCACAGTACTTAATGTCTTGAGGCCAATGTTATGCATGTATGTCGCAGGGTGATGTTATGATAAAAATATCACAGGGCTCATGTTGTGGCAGCAATATTATCATGCTAATGAGTTCACAGACTGTAGTGATTTCAGGATGTTTTCTTGGTGTTGTCACAGGGAAAATGACAGCCCAAGGGTGATGTTCTGATGACACTTGGGGTTTTTATATTACGAAAACAGTGTCACAATCCTGATATCAGGATGGCCGaagtccctccccacctccatcccataGTCCCACGCAGGGGTGGTGATATTCCTGCCCGATGCTAAGGTGGTTATAGAGAAGTCATACCAGGCTAACCAAGACCTCAGCTCCCTCCCTAGACCCATTAGTTGGACACCAGGAGATGTGGCCTGGCTCCTGCCCTGAGACCCCTCCCCTTCATGCATCCACTTTCAGGCCTGAGCcccaccctggcctcctgccATTACCACCTGGAGAAGACCCACCCGCCTGGGGAGCGCAGGGCTCCCAAGTACACCTTTGGCTACCGGTGCCCCTACAGAGTGATGGACTCCAACCCGGGCCCCAACCAGTACCAGCTCCCACTCCTGCTGGGGCCCAACCTGCCCGCCAACAGAGCTGCTCCTTGCTACAGCCTGAGCCCCTTGGACAAGAACTGGTTCTACAAGGAGGATGTGGCAGGAGGCCCGGGACCTGCCATGCACGCCCGGCCTGAGCCGTCTGTCTACCAGAACCGCAGCCCCATGTACAGCATGGCCAGACGCTTTGCCTACCCGGTGGACCACACACCTCGGCCCGGGCCTGGCTCCCATGACGTCCAGCAGGTCACAGTGCACAAGTCCCGCACGCCCGCTTTCACCATGGGCATCAAGCACTCGCCCCACCTGTGCCCACTGGTTGTCGACATTCAAGACTGAGGCCCCTCCTGGTGCACTCAACCCCACCCCCTGTCCCCAGAAGTTATTTTTCTATACCAAATCGAGCAACTTACCAAGGTTTCAAGTAGCAGAGCTGATGCCTGCTGTGTCCAGCACATAGAAGGcatagataaatattttcatttattccttcgtTTTGCAAACACTCACAGTGGCTTTCTTTGGGCCCTGATGAGGGGCTGGGGATACTGGCAGTGTAGTAGGAGTCCCTGTCTGGGAGACGTTCTGTTGTGGCTCACCAGGTGtcctccaaggagccctgggcAGAGACTCCGGGGAGCTGAGTTCTAGGCCTACCTCTGCCACTAATGTGCTGTGTGAACTTGTGCAGctccctcacctctctgggcctctgtgagGGGGGACGGTGGACTTGGAGGATGTCCAAGTTCCCTCCAGCTCCCGAACTGTTTGATTCTGATCCCTGAGAGTGGTCAGCCCCCAAGAGAGGAGCAGGGAGAGTGGAGCAGGAGCGAGGAGCCATTCTGGCTTGGGCTGGGGGGACAGGGCAGTTTTCCTGGGAGAAGAACCCAAGGGGACAAGCAGAGACAGTGTGTAGGAGGAAGGGTATTCTTGGTGGAGGTAAAGATGAGAGGGAAGGCGTGCAGGTGGGACCAAGGTGTGCAGGGTCAGGGAACTGGGGGAGGCTCAGAGGGCGGGAGCCTGGGCTGTAGGAGGCTGGCCCATAATGGGACCAGACGGTGGGCAGCTTGGAGGGGACTCAGGATTCGTCCTCAGTGTGATGGGGTTAGATAAGACGTGGTCTTTTCAGAATTCCTTGGGCAGTGAGAGAAAGTTGGACAAGATGGGCAGATCCTGGAAGCTAGGGATCAGCCTAGGGAATAGGCAAAGCGCAGGGCGGCTGCTGGGAGGAGGGTCTGCATGTCACATGCTGTCTTTGGAGATTTGCCTGTGTGTCCCCAGCCTCAACGGCCTAGCCGTCAGGCACCGcgtggaggaggagaagaggagcaGTGAACCAGCCAGGAGGGGGCAGTATTGCCTCACTCATGAGTCCAGGAGGTGCCCGCAGCCTCTACGTCTTCTGGCTTCGCTGCTTTTGGACACTGGTGCCAGCTCTCCTGCCGGTGTCTGGGGAGGCTGGGGTCTCAGGGTTTGGTAGTCGTCTTTCCTTAATTCTTGGTATCCAGATCCCCTGTTCCGACTTGTCCCCAGCCCTAGGACCAGCCCCTCTCCTAGCTCCCCTGGTCACAGGAGATGTGGGGAGGACTTCCACACCTGCTCTGCAGCCTGCggaagtggggaagggagggcaggaactgtggagagagaggggcttagggaaggaggagaggaggctgaATGTCCCCCAGGTCTGATGGCTCAGGAAGAGGCATGTCCTTCTGCAGCCACTGTCCCCAAagcagagggaggcaggaggaaagggCCACTAGGAACCAGCGTCTGGGGGCTCATCCTTGCGAATTTGAGCAATGTTCAGgttttaattgaaaatgaaaatggtattGAAGAACTAATTTCGAATAGAAAGGAGCAGAGAATATCTTTGgaatatcaaaaagaaacaaacaactgaatatttaaaagaggggcttggggcttccctggtggcacagtggttgagagtccaccctgccgatgcaggggacacgggttcgtgccccggtccgggaagatcccacatgccgcggagcggctgggcccgtgggccatggccgctgagcctgcgcgtccggagcctgtgctccgcaacgggagaggccacaacagtgaagaggcccgcgtaccgcaaaaaataaataaataaaaaataaaaaataaaaaaataaaaaaaagtaaaaaaggggCTTGTAGAAAACCCCACTGGGGTCATACCTGACTCTGGGCCTGAAatttcctccccctcccgccccagcccccaTGCCTGGGATACTGTGTCTGTCCTGTCCTCCCCACTCGTCCACAGGGCTGGTCTGGGCAGGCTCGAGAGACAGCAAGTGAGCTTGGGGACCCATCTGTCTTGCAGCAGATTGGAAAGATGTCATTTTGCCGACAATGCCATTTATCACGGCGGCTGCAAAAATTAGTGATGCTTGGGCTGAAAGTGTTGGGTAGGGGTGGGGGTTGGCAGGTGGCAGTGGCTGATGCTCTCTTGTGTCACCAGGTCAGGGAAGCTACAGGCCAACCTCTGAGTAGGGGTTTTCTGATTTAGTGTTCGGCCCATCCCGAGGCCCTccattaaaaagagaagagaactgaggcccagaggcaggGAAACAGCTTTGGCCCTATGACAAATTAATGTCCTGTCTCTAAATAAAAGTCCAGGCTCAGTCTGTGATCAGGGTCAGGGCTCAATGTGTGACAGGGTCAGGGTTCAGTGTGTGACAGGGTCATGGCTCAGAGTGTGACCAGGTTTGGCAGTGTGATTAGAGTGAGGGCTCAGTCTGGGGTGAGACCCTTGACTTACATTAGGACTAAATCCTAGTTTTTGCCTCCATGGCTCAGTCTGCAACAGACCTTCAGCCTGGCCCTGGCTGCCACCAGTtatgggcaggggctgggtgttAGCCCTAGAGCTAGAACTAACCCTTGGTTTGAGGTCCCAAGGGAAGGCGAGGAGGCTGGAGGATTCAGTATGAACCTTTGGGGGATGAAGATGTTTTGGAAGAGAGATGGCCCCGCCAAGAAAGGGATGTGGCCTCCAGAGAAGATAAATGGGGCCTCCCTTGTGCCTCAGCCCACGAAGTGACAGGGTCATTTAGCTTGAGACAGACCTTTGGATGAAGCAGTCCCCGTCTCTTGGCCTTGCCGCTCCTGTGGTGGTGACCATGTAGGTGACTTGGAGAAGGTCAGTGGGCATGGCCTCTCAGGCCTGGCCGGGTGATGACCCTGCCCCTTCTGAACAACTTGGGGGCCACGCTTGACCTGGCAGGAAGCCCTGGTCTGATTCTTGTAGGACTTCAGCCTGTGCCCTCAGGTACTTAggtcccagagcctggcacatgatCACACAGacacaatcattcattcattcaacaaacatttgctaaGCTCCggccctgtgccaggctctggctgTGCCTCCGAGTCCCAGCCGCGCCCTCCAGGATTCAGAGCTTGGCTCGGTGGCAGGATGAGAAGCAGCACTCTCCAAGAGGGGGCAGACATAGGAGGGGGGGGTGAGGGTCAGCGCATGGCAGGGCACCTACCAGCGCTTCCGCCCTCCTTTCCCAGGGCCAGAGGGAGGCCTGGTCTCCGTGGGTCACCCCTGCCAGGGCTTGGTGGTAAAACTGAAGTCACACAACCCTCCTGGACGCTGGCCAGGGTGGCGGATAGGTCGCCGTCATTCTGTTGTTGCTGGAGGGACTCTGAGGGCCCGTTGTCACCGTGGATCCCAGGGCTGGGGGGACGGTGGCCCTGGGCCAGGGGCAAAAGAGGGGCCCTGCCTGCGGGGACACACTGCCACACCACACACAGGCTCACAGGTAGGGGTTGTGCACAAACACATGTCCTTTACCCACACATGCATGGGGACAGGACACAGACACTTCTGACAGTACTGCTCACACGTGCACGCGCACGCTCAGACCGCGCATCCTACTCCATACACACACCCTGACACCAAGCCCACTCAAACACGGGCCTGAAATTACATTCCCAGGGAAAGgcatagacacagacacacgcatACTACACGCACATTTACTACCACACACAACCCTCTCTCCAGGCGCCTCCTTATCTCACGTACGTACTCGTGTCGCCCCCAGGCTCCCTTGCACAGCCCACTGCCCTGGAGATTCAGAGTAGATGAACCGTGAgaaccctcccctcctccccaccgtgCAGAGGGAGTGGGCGTGGGCTGCGGGAAGGGAGCTCGGCAGGGGCTCTGTGCTCAGGATGGAGCTGGGGCATGATTCACCGTCCCCGGGAGCAGAGGAACTGCTGGCTGGCTCTCAACCCTCCAGGCTGGCGTCCCACCTCTGGATGGGGCGCGTGTGGTTGTGAGCCCTCGCTGACCAAGCCAgaccccttctccctgcccccagcactcAGAGACCCCACTGCAGGGGCTGCCCAGGCACAGGAGGACTAGAATAGGAGCTCCTGCCACCCGGCTCTCCCGGGATTCCCGGTGGGGTCAGAAGCTGCCTTGCCAGGCTCACTGTAGGGGAAGAGTCTGCCACGGACCCGTTCCTTTtggcttctcctctctcctctctgagtcCACGCCCTCCCATCTGACTCTTCTCCCCTCTTAGTCTTTCTGCCtccctctggctctcctctctctctccctttggcTCCCCATGTCCCTCTGCCTAGTTTATCCTCTACAATAAAGATCGACATTTTTCAATTACCCCCCAAATAACAGAATGGCTCTTGGAGGCCTGGACAAGAGGaggatactgtgtgtgtgtgtgtatgtgtgtggcccatgggcggggctgggggcaccCATGGCCCCACTGtcctttgtttgctttttctcttctggagCCTTCCTTTTTTCCTGGGAGAGTGGAAGTGCGTTCCCttcaggggaggaggggagacaaaagagagaaataaaaaactgtCATGGTTTTCTTGTAAACACAGTGTATGGTGCAGAGCGGGGGCTCAGCAGGAGactgagggagaggcagggacagGGAAAAGTGGGGCTGAGAGACACGGGGAGAAAAGGTGAGCAGGTGGGCAGGAGCCACTATCTCAGGGCCTGGGTGTGTGTGGGCTGccaaagggagggggaaagggaaggggttgATCCGGGATGGTGGAAGGGACTGGAAGAGGCTAGACCCTTATACTGAGTGCCAGACAGGGCCAGGAGGGAGAGGGCCTCCAGGCAGCTATTATTCTCTGAACATCCACCCCATGCTAGCTCTGGGGACACCAAGGTGAGTAAGATAGACACGCGTCTGCTCTCGTGGAGTGTAAAATATACCGGAAACAAAGCAGTGGCTTCGTGTGTTCAGCACTTGCCATGTGCCAGACGCCTACATAAGCCAGGGATCAGAGAGGGTGGGGGACCTGCCTAGTGATATGCACAGCTAGGGGTGGGGGCACCAGGATTCCAGCTCAAGTCCACCTGACTCCAGTCCTCCCTTCACACAGCCTCTGCTAGGGGGCTGGGTGTTGGGGTCTGGAAAAAAGGGTTAGAGATTTGGCTCTGCCATGTCtgatgtgtgaccttgaacaaggcCTCCCCTCttctggtctcagtttccccatctgaaaagtAGAGAATGCTGGCTGCTCTGCAGGGCTGTGGGGATAAGCAAGTGTCTGGATGTGGGTGATCACTCAACTCTGGTTCCCTGGAGAGCCAACTGATGGTGTGGGGGAGCAAAGAACATCTGGTGCTGGGCGAGGTACTGgccagcagcagctgcaggggGCTGGCTTCCAGATgcactctcttcttcctcccagtGGTAAAACTTAGGTATTGCATGGGATGGGTCTAGATGGGCTTGCAAAAAGGTCAGAGCTGGAAGATGCCTCTAGGGTGTGTGGTCCGGTCCTCTCTGGCCCTGTTTTGCAGACGCCTAGAGAGGGGAGGGACTTGACCCCTGATCACTCAGGGAAGCAGCTCGGGCTGGGGCTGCGCTTGGCTTCCAGGGCAGGGCGCTTCCCCTCAGGCCTGTGGTGTTCAGGAAGTCCCCAAGTGGCCTCAGAGCAAGAGAGGTAGAGCTCTGCATCCTCTGCTTGAAGTCACATCTTCCAGGGACCCTTCCAGGATTTCCTCCAGCAGAAAATGGCCTCAGTCCTGCCCTGCAGCCCCACATACatcctctccttttcctcctgctcCACCTGCCCTAAACGACCCTATCCCATCCCCTAGCAAATCAGGGAGTGGGGCCCTTTGAGACATCAGGAATGAAGGAGGACAATCTCCACCACCTAGTGagcactgccagggtcccagctctgtcctgggACTTCACCTGTATTGTATCACTTGAACCTCATAAGGACCCCAGGAGGTCAGGATTATTTTTGAGccccatttttcaggtgaggaaatagGCACTGAGAAGTGGTGACTTTCAGATACAAAGTGACAGAGgagaaattcaaacccaggtccatCAGTTCTCTGGAGAGGAGTCCTTATCTGGAGATGAAAACTATCCGCATGACTGTGTGACAATCAGCCGTGACCAGACATGGACATGACTAGTCCAGGGTCTTGTGGGTTCAGGTCTCAGCCACACCACTgttctgctgtgtgactttgggcacgGCCCATCCCTCTCTGGacttctgcttcctcatctgtgaagtgtgtgtgtgtgtgtgtgtgtgtgtgtgtgtgtgtgtgttctggatTCCCTCAGTGATTCATTCTGGAATTTGGTGCTCTAGCCTTGGGCCCTGGGATGGATCTGTTCTGAAAGGCACTGGGAAGGGATGAGCAAGTGGCAGGTCTGGGAGGGTGGAGCTCTGGTCCAGGAGTTGGGATCCTTGGGTGCACTTCCTGTTTGGGTGTCAGcgtgtggggctggggggatcAGGGGAAGGCGTGGGCTGTAAGGCAAGGAGAAGCGACCAGATGGAGGACAGGTATGGGGTGAGGGGCTGGCCCTTGGGCCTGGGAAACTTTTCCTCTGCTGCCTGACACAGAGGGGAGTTTTTCTTGGCAGGAAACATCCTCATCAATCAGCAGcaaggggtgggggcgggggggcggggggtggctgaCAGGCGGCTACTCCCTGCAGGCCAGGCTTGAGGCAGACTCATAAATCCCACTGAAGGCTGGGCTGTAAATTCCTGGGATTCACACCCGGCCTCTTGGAGGACAGAGGCATTGGAGCTGTGGGACAGGCTGCTCCTCCCTGGGCAGCACAGGTGGAATAGCTCCTTCACTGGCCTGGGGGACTCAGAcagcctcccctccagcctctaTGGGAGATGCGGCTGCCGACTCTGCATGACACATCAGGCCCAGCCTGAGCCCTCTCTGTCCAGACTCCGGCTACCTCTGCCTTCAGTCTCAGCCATTCCTGTGCCCCGGCCTGATCTGGCCTGAATCACACCAAGGGGTCACATGTGTGGACACTTTCTGTGTCCTCTGAGTTCTCATGGGGGCCTGTGCCAGGAGGGACCCCCCCACTTACTGCATAGCAGCTTCTCCTGCCACTCCTCATGATGGTCTGTCTTGGTGATGATAAGGATGAGGTGGGAACCAGGGCCCAGTCTGTGTATTTCTCATTCTCTGGGGTCTGGGGTCCTAAATCCACTGCCTCTCAGAGAGGGAAGGGCCTCCGAGATGCTCTGGCCCAGGGCCACAGTCATTTGTCAACTTCCACCAGGACTTTGTCATACTAAGATGTTAGCCTTTCCTCTCATTTACTTAACGTTTTTCTTTAAACTggctcacttttaaaatttaaatgtgttaagCCTGTCTTAAGCAATGTTTGTGAAGTCAGGGGTCTGATGTGCTAgttaaatacacacaaacacacacacacatacatgagaatatatacatgaaaataaatacatagttaAAATAGCAGATGCCCATCTCTGTGTATTATCTAAAATAGTCTTATATCTCACCAACGATGCATGCACCATTCTTTGAGAACAGTGGCTCTAGTCTTCtttccctattttacagacaagaaaaccaaGAGCCAGAGAGGTATgggcacttgcccaaggtcacacagcactggGATTATCAGCCAGAACAGCTGACTCTCACCTAGTGCTCATTTTACAGGAGCACGTTCATTGTTTGTGATGGGACTGGTCAGGGTGCGTAGGCCTTCCT from Physeter macrocephalus isolate SW-GA chromosome 11, ASM283717v5, whole genome shotgun sequence carries:
- the CIMAP1C gene encoding protein CIMAP1C, coding for MKLPKGVRNPVFYGQQTDKKVQVPSGQEVKQTPVVLATIKGPGPAKYLRPSCTGCTDHDVSMFQEPAYTLHTPHSEKRIMDICNPGPCYFLDPKITLFGMSSCPQVPMAERISNLRLSPTLASCHYHLEKTHPPGERRAPKYTFGYRCPYRVMDSNPGPNQYQLPLLLGPNLPANRAAPCYSLSPLDKNWFYKEDVAGGPGPAMHARPEPSVYQNRSPMYSMARRFAYPVDHTPRPGPGSHDVQQVTVHKSRTPAFTMGIKHSPHLCPLVVDIQD